A section of the Pedobacter sp. HDW13 genome encodes:
- a CDS encoding polyprenol monophosphomannose synthase, with translation MPDSLVIIPTYNEKENIEKIIRKVFSLTQPFHVLIIDDGSPDGTADIVKSLQDEYQGHLFIEERSGKQGLGTAYIYGFNWALQKNYDYIFEMDADFSHNPDDLARLREACVNGADVAIGSRYVKGVNVVNWPMGRVLMSYFASMYVRFITRINIQDATAGFKCYRKIVLETIPLNKIKFVGYAFQIEMKFTAIKFGFKVVEVPIIFTDRTEGTSKMSTRIFREAFLGVIQMKVNSWFRNYNR, from the coding sequence GTGCCAGATAGTTTAGTCATCATACCAACGTACAACGAGAAGGAAAACATCGAAAAGATTATCCGCAAGGTATTTTCTTTAACCCAACCTTTTCATGTTTTAATTATTGATGATGGCTCTCCAGACGGAACTGCTGATATTGTAAAATCGTTGCAGGATGAATACCAGGGGCATTTGTTTATCGAAGAACGTTCGGGCAAACAAGGTTTAGGCACTGCATACATTTATGGTTTTAACTGGGCACTGCAAAAAAATTACGATTACATTTTTGAAATGGATGCTGATTTTTCGCACAACCCTGATGACTTGGCGCGCCTGCGCGAAGCTTGCGTAAATGGTGCAGATGTAGCTATAGGATCGCGGTATGTTAAGGGGGTAAACGTGGTAAACTGGCCGATGGGCAGGGTTTTAATGTCGTACTTTGCTTCAATGTATGTTCGTTTTATTACCCGCATTAACATTCAGGATGCTACTGCTGGTTTTAAATGTTACCGCAAAATAGTGTTGGAAACCATTCCACTAAATAAAATTAAGTTTGTGGGCTATGCCTTTCAGATTGAAATGAAATTTACCGCCATTAAATTCGGATTCAAAGTGGTTGAGGTGCCTATTATCTTTACCGATCGTACTGAAGGCACTTCTAAAATGAGTACACGTATTTTTAGGGAAGCCTTTTTAGGTGTAATCCAGATGAAGGTGAACAGCTGGTTCAGGAATTATAATCGGTAG
- a CDS encoding type IX secretion system membrane protein PorP/SprF → MKKLIWIIAGSFMLLSGAASAQQDAQYSQYMFNGIYINPAYAGYKEVLNVHTFYRSQWTGITGAPRSMSLAVDAIANSGNVGLALQVASDKLGAQNNLSIYGNYAYRIRLNDDGSSRLALGLGVGMAQLGIDGSLLNPNNPEPNQPVGMQSTIVPDARAGVYFANDKYYAGFSVDNLIATYIDIDRYAFIPQPKPHYYLTAGALFPLNENFQIKPSFLLKDDRGGPTSLDVNASLMIKDFIWIGGSYRTGVKLYDKSYLQKDLTPRNSAVAAIQIFPSEKLRIGYGYDFSIGPLQGYSSGTHEISIAYSFIRQNIRLSTPRVF, encoded by the coding sequence ATGAAGAAATTAATTTGGATAATAGCAGGTTCGTTCATGTTGCTATCGGGGGCAGCATCTGCACAGCAGGATGCCCAGTACAGCCAATACATGTTCAACGGCATTTACATCAATCCGGCCTACGCAGGTTATAAAGAAGTATTAAACGTACACACCTTTTACCGTAGCCAGTGGACGGGAATTACCGGTGCACCCCGAAGCATGTCGCTGGCGGTCGATGCCATTGCCAACAGTGGTAATGTGGGGTTGGCGCTTCAGGTGGCAAGCGATAAACTGGGCGCACAGAATAACCTGAGCATTTACGGTAACTATGCTTACCGCATCAGGCTGAACGATGATGGTAGCTCTCGCCTGGCTTTAGGTTTAGGGGTAGGTATGGCACAATTGGGGATAGATGGTTCTCTTTTAAACCCGAACAACCCTGAACCTAACCAACCGGTAGGCATGCAGAGTACCATTGTACCCGATGCAAGGGCTGGCGTATACTTTGCCAACGATAAATACTATGCTGGTTTTTCGGTCGATAACCTGATTGCTACTTATATTGATATCGATCGTTATGCTTTTATTCCGCAACCCAAACCACATTATTATTTAACAGCAGGTGCACTGTTTCCGCTTAACGAAAATTTTCAGATCAAGCCTTCTTTTCTGTTAAAAGACGACCGTGGCGGACCAACCAGCTTAGATGTAAATGCCTCTTTAATGATCAAAGATTTTATCTGGATAGGTGGTTCTTATCGTACAGGAGTAAAACTGTATGATAAAAGTTATTTGCAAAAAGATCTTACACCACGCAACTCTGCTGTTGCAGCCATACAGATCTTTCCTTCCGAAAAATTAAGGATTGGTTATGGTTACGATTTCTCTATCGGTCCCTTGCAAGGTTACAGCAGCGGTACCCACGAGATTTCGATTGCCTATTCATTTATCAGACAAAATATCAGGTTAAGTACCCCAAGGGTGTTTTAA
- a CDS encoding OmpA family protein, with the protein MKKILLGTCFSAYCLFALSFSAKAQYVLKDADKQYELFNYSKAIDLYEQAYKKKASLHTAERLASAYALVYNYKEAESWYAIASKMPDSKVENILGYAKALQSNSKYSEAKVQYLDYISKNKNVSEKQQAVWLSSCDSALKWLKNPKKIELVNQKALNSIQSDWGAVNYQGGVVFTSDRSDARLETQESKPFLRFDGSKEPDKKVYGWTGNGYLKLYIKTSPADSLALFPIKAGTRYHVGSASFTADGKTMYFTLTRITNELERLKKQPTTVNVEIFSCNKAADGTWSKPVSFAYNNVNQYSVGDPFITTDGDSLYFVSNMPGGLGGTDIYVCLKTSAGDWGKPINLKEVNTEGNERSPVFDAKDNFYFSSDGRTGMGGLDVFRALKSGSEIRQIENMGYPFNSPQDDFGFSLNEKGGIVYLSSNREGGLGSDDIYSIDQKMILAFKLEGRVFDKGSKQPLTGALVTLAKVNGSILKTETDENGFYKFDLDKESEYNVSAEKTNYRADVENLATIGLTTSAVLKEDLYLEAVVINKAIRIENIYYDFDKWNIRADAAVELDKLVKIMTDNPTIWIELGSHTDSRGKDNYNLDLSQKRAESAVQYIISRGINKNRITAKGYGETQLLNKCANGVNCTEEEHQLNRRTEFKIVKQ; encoded by the coding sequence ATGAAGAAAATTTTACTAGGAACCTGTTTTTCTGCATATTGTTTATTTGCTCTCAGTTTCTCAGCAAAAGCACAATATGTTTTAAAAGATGCCGATAAGCAATACGAGCTGTTTAATTACAGCAAAGCCATTGATTTATACGAACAGGCCTATAAAAAGAAAGCAAGCTTGCATACTGCCGAACGTTTGGCCAGCGCCTATGCCCTGGTTTACAATTATAAGGAGGCCGAAAGCTGGTATGCCATTGCCTCGAAAATGCCCGACAGCAAAGTCGAAAATATTTTAGGTTATGCCAAAGCTTTACAAAGCAACTCTAAATACAGCGAAGCCAAAGTGCAGTACCTGGATTACATCAGTAAAAATAAAAACGTATCAGAAAAGCAGCAGGCTGTTTGGCTTTCTTCCTGCGATTCGGCCTTGAAATGGTTAAAGAACCCTAAAAAGATCGAACTGGTTAATCAAAAGGCATTAAACAGCATACAGTCAGATTGGGGTGCCGTTAATTATCAGGGAGGGGTAGTATTTACTTCCGACAGGTCGGATGCCCGCCTCGAAACGCAGGAAAGCAAACCCTTTTTAAGGTTCGATGGCAGCAAAGAACCCGATAAAAAAGTTTATGGCTGGACCGGTAACGGATATTTAAAACTGTACATCAAAACTTCCCCGGCTGATAGCCTGGCCTTGTTCCCGATAAAAGCCGGAACAAGGTACCATGTAGGTTCGGCAAGTTTTACTGCCGATGGCAAAACCATGTATTTTACCTTAACCCGCATTACCAACGAACTCGAGCGTTTAAAGAAACAGCCTACAACGGTTAATGTTGAGATTTTTAGCTGCAACAAAGCTGCCGATGGTACCTGGAGCAAACCTGTATCTTTTGCCTATAATAACGTAAACCAATATTCGGTTGGCGATCCTTTTATTACCACCGATGGCGATAGCCTTTATTTCGTTTCCAATATGCCTGGTGGATTGGGCGGGACAGATATTTATGTTTGTTTAAAAACCAGTGCCGGCGACTGGGGGAAGCCAATTAACCTGAAAGAAGTAAACACCGAGGGCAATGAACGTAGCCCGGTTTTTGATGCAAAAGATAATTTTTATTTCTCGAGCGATGGCCGTACCGGAATGGGCGGACTGGATGTGTTCAGGGCTTTAAAATCTGGTAGCGAAATCCGTCAGATTGAAAATATGGGTTATCCCTTCAATTCCCCGCAGGATGATTTTGGCTTTAGCCTAAACGAAAAAGGCGGTATTGTTTACCTTTCTTCTAACCGCGAGGGTGGTTTGGGCAGCGATGATATTTACAGCATCGACCAGAAAATGATTTTAGCTTTCAAACTCGAAGGCCGTGTTTTTGATAAGGGAAGTAAACAACCGCTCACAGGTGCCTTAGTTACTTTAGCCAAGGTAAATGGCAGCATCTTAAAAACAGAAACCGACGAGAACGGTTTTTACAAGTTTGATCTCGACAAAGAATCAGAATACAATGTTTCGGCCGAAAAAACAAATTACAGGGCTGATGTAGAAAACCTGGCCACTATTGGCTTAACCACTTCAGCTGTGCTAAAAGAAGATTTGTATTTAGAAGCTGTGGTGATTAACAAAGCCATCCGCATTGAAAATATTTACTACGACTTCGATAAATGGAACATCCGTGCCGATGCCGCTGTAGAGTTGGATAAACTGGTGAAAATCATGACTGATAACCCAACCATCTGGATTGAGTTAGGTTCGCATACCGATAGCAGGGGTAAAGACAATTATAACCTCGATTTATCGCAAAAACGTGCCGAATCTGCTGTGCAGTACATCATATCAAGAGGTATTAATAAAAACCGCATTACGGCTAAAGGTTACGGCGAAACACAACTGCTAAACAAATGTGCCAACGGGGTAAATTGTACAGAAGAGGAACATCAGCTTAACCGAAGAACAGAATTTAAAATTGTAAAACAATAA
- the dinB gene encoding DNA polymerase IV, translating to MEKERQIIHMDQDAFFVSVEIRKNPKLLGKPVIIGGGSDRGVVASCSYEARQYGIHSAMPGRTAKLLCPQAIFLRGDMEEYSQASHEITQIIADKVPLFEKASIDEHYIDMTGMDRFFGCMKFASELRQTIIREMKLPISFGLSVNKTVAKIATNESKPDGERQVTFPELRPFLDPLAIHKIPGIGHATYKKLSEMGVRQILTLTQIPQQLMFKILGQHGLSLWQKANGIDLAPVVPYRERKSIGTQATFESDTMDIAKLKAIITGMVTGLTFQLRNQKKLTACITVTVRYTNFETVTQQERIPYTSLDSFLISKAHSLFEKVYAKRMLLRLIGVKLSHLVSGYEQMGLYNIAEEEYSLYQAMDKVRNSYGAEAVVKACIVTQPPRDEKGKIIKYNPRKKKVLIENTADEEQEVKKRSKIRSFMSEKGTTGTNLYD from the coding sequence ATGGAAAAAGAAAGGCAGATTATTCATATGGATCAAGATGCATTTTTTGTGTCGGTAGAAATTAGAAAAAACCCAAAACTATTGGGTAAACCCGTTATTATTGGCGGTGGTAGCGATAGGGGCGTGGTAGCTTCATGCAGTTACGAGGCCCGGCAATATGGTATCCATTCGGCAATGCCTGGCCGAACGGCAAAATTGCTTTGTCCGCAAGCTATTTTTTTAAGGGGAGATATGGAAGAATACTCACAAGCCTCGCATGAGATTACCCAAATCATCGCAGATAAAGTGCCCCTTTTTGAAAAGGCCAGTATCGACGAACATTATATCGATATGACGGGTATGGACCGCTTTTTTGGCTGCATGAAATTTGCTTCCGAACTCAGGCAAACCATTATAAGAGAAATGAAATTACCCATTTCCTTTGGTTTATCCGTTAACAAAACGGTGGCTAAAATTGCTACCAATGAGTCAAAACCAGATGGCGAACGGCAGGTTACTTTTCCAGAGTTAAGGCCTTTTCTCGATCCGCTGGCTATTCATAAAATTCCGGGCATTGGCCATGCTACCTATAAAAAGTTAAGCGAAATGGGGGTGCGGCAAATCCTTACCCTTACACAAATTCCGCAGCAGCTTATGTTTAAAATTTTGGGGCAACACGGGCTAAGTTTATGGCAAAAAGCAAATGGTATCGATCTGGCTCCTGTAGTGCCTTACCGCGAAAGGAAATCCATTGGTACACAGGCTACTTTCGAAAGCGATACCATGGATATCGCTAAACTGAAAGCCATTATTACCGGCATGGTAACAGGGTTAACCTTTCAACTGCGCAATCAGAAAAAACTTACTGCCTGTATTACCGTAACGGTGCGCTATACCAATTTCGAAACGGTTACCCAGCAGGAACGGATTCCCTATACCTCGCTCGATTCTTTTCTGATTAGTAAAGCCCATAGTCTTTTCGAAAAAGTTTATGCCAAAAGAATGCTTTTGCGTTTGATTGGCGTTAAACTTTCACATCTGGTAAGTGGTTACGAACAGATGGGCTTATATAACATCGCCGAAGAAGAATACAGTCTGTACCAGGCCATGGATAAGGTGCGTAACAGTTACGGGGCCGAGGCGGTAGTAAAAGCCTGTATTGTTACCCAGCCACCCCGCGATGAAAAAGGGAAAATAATAAAATACAACCCCCGTAAAAAGAAAGTACTGATCGAAAATACTGCTGATGAAGAACAGGAAGTAAAGAAACGTTCAAAAATCAGAAGTTTTATGAGCGAAAAAGGAACTACCGGTACCAACTTGTACGATTAG
- a CDS encoding PHP domain-containing protein, translating to MFLNVHSSYSLKYGTLSIEQLIATARSLGIHQMVLTDINNSTGAIEFIRQCYKQGIAKESDEIHKGNIPYQIKPGAGIEFRTDNRLLYVGIAKNKEGMRELNEFLSYHNINNIALPETPPEMRNVYLIYPFQKSFNQALKENEFVGIQGRQLNFLYKHPLLRQKEKLVVWHPVTVTNKITYRLHEYFRAIELNTLLSKVLDEQKCDPGEFLMPEADLTRQFEQYPFIIQNTHQLLNSCDLSIYFEDNPTPSSKNKFYYTNEGFEGDKKLLRQLAENGLKDRYGENNAEATARLEKELRIIELKNFCAYFLITYDIVDYAMNTCGFYHVGRGSGANSIVAYCLRITDVDPIDLDLYFERFLHEKRTSPPDFDIDFSWDERETIQRYIFKRYPEWHVAFLGTMNTFKDRAIIREIGKVMGLPKEEIDSFTDPTKERENLLNATYQKLLAVHQYMKNMPNQRSIHAGGF from the coding sequence ATGTTTTTGAATGTACATTCTTCATATAGCCTTAAATATGGTACACTGAGTATTGAACAGCTGATTGCCACTGCGCGCAGTCTGGGCATCCATCAAATGGTTCTTACGGATATCAACAATTCAACCGGGGCAATTGAGTTTATCCGCCAGTGCTATAAACAGGGCATTGCCAAAGAGTCCGACGAAATACATAAAGGCAATATTCCATACCAGATTAAGCCCGGAGCTGGTATTGAGTTTAGAACTGATAACAGGTTGTTGTACGTGGGTATAGCGAAAAATAAAGAAGGCATGCGCGAGTTGAATGAGTTTTTGAGCTACCACAACATCAACAATATTGCCCTCCCCGAAACCCCGCCCGAAATGAGGAATGTATATCTCATTTATCCTTTTCAGAAATCATTTAATCAGGCACTAAAAGAAAATGAATTTGTAGGGATACAAGGCAGGCAACTTAATTTTTTATACAAGCACCCGCTGCTAAGGCAGAAAGAAAAACTGGTGGTATGGCATCCGGTTACCGTAACCAATAAAATTACATACCGTTTGCACGAATATTTTAGGGCCATTGAACTGAACACACTGTTAAGTAAAGTCCTCGATGAGCAGAAATGCGATCCCGGCGAATTTTTAATGCCCGAAGCCGACCTCACCAGGCAGTTTGAACAGTATCCTTTTATTATTCAAAATACCCATCAGTTACTAAACAGTTGCGATTTGAGTATTTACTTTGAAGATAACCCCACACCTTCTTCTAAAAATAAATTCTATTATACCAATGAAGGCTTTGAGGGCGATAAAAAGCTGTTACGCCAATTAGCAGAAAATGGGCTTAAAGATCGCTATGGCGAAAACAATGCAGAAGCCACTGCACGTTTGGAAAAAGAGCTACGGATTATTGAACTCAAAAATTTTTGTGCCTATTTCCTCATCACCTACGATATTGTTGATTATGCCATGAACACATGTGGCTTTTATCATGTAGGCCGGGGCTCTGGGGCCAATAGCATTGTAGCGTATTGCTTACGCATTACCGATGTAGATCCCATCGATCTCGATTTATACTTTGAACGTTTTCTGCACGAAAAAAGAACCAGTCCGCCTGATTTTGATATCGATTTTTCGTGGGATGAAAGAGAAACGATACAACGTTATATTTTTAAGCGATATCCCGAATGGCATGTAGCTTTTTTGGGTACTATGAATACTTTCAAAGACCGTGCAATTATCCGCGAAATTGGTAAGGTAATGGGCTTGCCCAAAGAAGAGATCGATAGTTTTACCGACCCGACCAAAGAAAGGGAAAACCTGCTGAACGCCACCTATCAAAAATTGCTGGCTGTGCACCAATACATGAAAAATATGCCCAACCAGCGCTCTATACATGCCGGGGGATTCTGA
- a CDS encoding YdeI/OmpD-associated family protein codes for MIHFKAEIERFESMGEKTGWSYVFIPEVLANEIKAGCKKSFRVKGKIDQLEVSGLATIPMGEGDFIIALNGPLRKKLRKEAGAAIELFLTEDKDFKIEMPEDLEICLSEEEHLIQNFLKQPKSHQNYYINWINQAKTEPTRTKRLAMTVKAMDKGQDFGAMMRESKL; via the coding sequence ATGATTCACTTCAAAGCAGAAATAGAGCGTTTCGAAAGCATGGGCGAAAAAACTGGCTGGAGTTATGTATTTATTCCGGAGGTTTTAGCCAATGAGATTAAAGCCGGTTGTAAAAAGAGCTTTAGGGTAAAAGGCAAAATAGATCAGCTCGAAGTTTCCGGCCTGGCTACCATACCGATGGGAGAGGGCGATTTTATCATTGCCTTAAATGGTCCATTGCGCAAAAAACTCAGAAAAGAAGCCGGAGCAGCTATCGAATTATTCTTAACAGAAGATAAAGACTTTAAAATTGAAATGCCCGAAGATCTCGAGATCTGTTTGTCAGAAGAGGAGCATCTGATCCAAAATTTTTTAAAACAACCTAAATCGCACCAAAACTATTACATCAACTGGATTAATCAGGCTAAAACAGAACCAACCCGTACTAAAAGGCTTGCGATGACGGTTAAAGCGATGGATAAAGGGCAGGATTTTGGAGCAATGATGAGGGAGAGTAAGTTGTGA